In Aegilops tauschii subsp. strangulata cultivar AL8/78 chromosome 3, Aet v6.0, whole genome shotgun sequence, one genomic interval encodes:
- the LOC109739302 gene encoding homeobox-leucine zipper protein ROC4-like: protein MDGEWLQHNSGVHNEFDLFMRSKHNHLFQDNHSDEMDGLLEATIVMGNTDDANVVATDHGNNDGETHSEQRMATRRAIYHRLHSEQVQQLEAVFRDCPYPDEKLRKDLSERLGMSAQQVKFWFQNKRTFSKGKMQRCHTQNRWVENERLKTECQAIMLAMQNNTCLKCRGVMVQTQDTSERQRLYTENMRLKEELLHSTAYLKEGLRRNGMSLPWGCY, encoded by the exons ATGGACGGAGAGTGGCTGCAGCACAATAGTGGTGTGCACAATGAGTTTGACCTGTTCATGAGAAGCAAACACAACCACCTATTCCAGGACAACCATAGTGATGAGATGGATGGCCTGCTTGAAGCCACTATTGTCATGGGCAACACTGATGATGCCAACGTTGTTGCTACAGACCACGGCAACAACGATGGAGAGACACATAGTGAGCAGAGAATGGCCACAAGGCGTGCCATTTATCACCGTCTGCACAGTGAACAAGTCCAACAACTTGAAGC TGTGTTCCGGGACTGCCCTTATCCAGATGAGAAACTCCGGAAGGACCTTAGCGAGAGGCTTGGCATGAGTGCCCAGCAGGTCAAGTTTTGGTTCCAAAACAAACGCACCTTCAGTAAG GGCAAGATGCAGCGGTGTCATACCCAAAATCGTTGGGTAGAAAATGAGAGGCTGAAGACTGAATGTCAAGCCATCATGTTGGCTATGCAAAACAATACTTGCCTCAAATGCAGAGGGGTGATGGTACAAACTCAGGATACATCGGAGCGCCAACGCCTATACACCGAGAATATGAGGCTCAAGGAAGAACTCCTACATTCCACTGCCTATCTTAAAGAAGGTCTTCGCCGAAATGGCATGTCGCTCCCATGGGGCTGCTACTGA